CCGGCCTCGACGGCGGCGAGGACCACGTCGGGTCCGTCGGCGATCGTGATGACTTCGTCTCGACGGCGCAGAACGCGGCCGCTCAGGTCGGTGGCCGCCAGCCGCATCCCCGATGCGCCGATGTCGGCGAGCAAGAGTTGCGCACGATCGGAGTTGAAGGCGAAGCGGGCGGCCGGCCGCCCCCGTGCCGACGAGGTGGTGCCCGCGGCGACCAGCAGGCCGGCCTCCACCGTCTTCCAGGCCATGGAAGAGGGCATCAACGCCCAGGCGCAGGAGAGTGGCGCCCAGGTCGAGATCCAGGCGGCCACGAGCATCACCGACACCACCGGCCAGGCCGAGAAGCTCACGACCATGTCGCAGCAGGACTTCAACTGCTATGTCGTCAACCCGATCTCCGGCACGAACCTGGTGCAGGCGCTCGCACCGGTGGCAGCTGAGGGAACCCCGATCGTCAACATCGACAGCCCGATCGACGCCGACGCCGCGCAAGAGGCCGACATCACGCTCGAGACCTACATCGGCACCAACAACGAAGCCGCCGGTGGCAAGGGCGGCGAGTACATGATCGAGCAGATCACCAGCGGGCAGGTGGCGCTGGTAGGCGGTATCGCCGGCGACGTGACCAGCCAGGCCCGCCTCGACGGCTTCACCGCCGCGGTGGACGGCACCCTGGAGATCGTGCAGACCGTCGCCGCGGACTGGGAGCGCCAGAAGGCACTGACCGCCGCGACCGACATCATGCGCGCCAACCCCGACCTGAAGGGCTTCTTCGCCGCGAACGACGACATGGGCCTCGGTATCGCTCGCGCTGTCGCCAACGAGGGCAAGACCGGTGAGATCGCCGTGATCAGCGTGGACGGCAACGAGGACGCGCTGAAGGCCGTGGAGTCGGGCGACCTGACGGCCACCGTGGCCCAGTACCCGTACGAGATCGGAGCGCTCGGTGTGCAGGCCTGTGAAGCCGTGCTGGCCGGTCAGGACATCCCGACGAACATCGAGTCGCCCACCGCTCTGGTGACTGAGGAGAACGCCGCTGAGGCGATTGCCGCATTCCCGGCGCCCTTCGAGGAGTACCAGAACCCGCTGGCCGGGAGCTGATCGACGATGTCGACCGTCTCCCCCACGGCGGAGGTGGACGAGGAGCGAGCCGGCTGGACCAGCCGGCTCGCCTCGGCCCCCTGGCCGGAACTCGCAGCCCCGATCGGGCTGGTCGTGCTCGTCGTGATCTTCGGACTGCTGGACTCAACGTTCGTGTCCGGCGGCAACATCGAAGCGATGTTGCAGGCCAGCGCGATCCTGGTGGTGCTGGCCGTGGGGCAGACCTTCGTGGTGGCCACCGCGGGGATCGACCTGTCGATGGCTTCCGTGATGACCCTCGGTGCCATCGTGCTCGGTCTGACCTTGCAGGCCACCGACAACATCGCACTGGCCATCGTGGCCGGCATCCTGGCCTCCGGCGCAGTGGGCCTGCTCAACGGCACCATCATCGCCAAGGGCGGGATCACCGACTTCATCGTCACGCTGGGCACGCTCTCTGCGGCCTCCGGCCTGGCGCTGATCATCTCCGATGGCAAGCCCATCCCCGTTCTCGACCGGTTCATGCTCAAGCTCGCCTCCGGCGGGGTCGGGCCCTTCAGCTGGTCGGTGATCGTGGCGGCGATCGTCGCCGTCGTGGCTCACATAGCGCTGTTCAACAGCCGTTTCGGACTGCATGTCCTGGCAACCGGTGGTTCCGACGAGAGTGCCCGGGCAGTGGGTGTGCGTACCGCCCGGGTGAAGATCGCCGTCTACACCCTCAGCGGTCTGCTCGCCGGGGTCGCCGCGGTACTGCTGGTGGCACGCGTCGGCGCCGCTGAGCCGGCCAGCAACACGAGCTTCTTGCTGAACTCGGTGGCTGCGGTCGTCCTCGGTGGTGTGAGCCTGTTCGGTGGCCGCGCCACGATCACCGGCCCCGTCATGGGTGCCCTGCTGCTGACCGCACTGGTCAACGGACTGACCCTGCTCGGGCTGTCGCAGTTCTATCAACCGCTTGCTGTCGGCATC
This genomic interval from Micrococcales bacterium contains the following:
- a CDS encoding ABC transporter permease; translation: MSTVSPTAEVDEERAGWTSRLASAPWPELAAPIGLVVLVVIFGLLDSTFVSGGNIEAMLQASAILVVLAVGQTFVVATAGIDLSMASVMTLGAIVLGLTLQATDNIALAIVAGILASGAVGLLNGTIIAKGGITDFIVTLGTLSAASGLALIISDGKPIPVLDRFMLKLASGGVGPFSWSVIVAAIVAVVAHIALFNSRFGLHVLATGGSDESARAVGVRTARVKIAVYTLSGLLAGVAAVLLVARVGAAEPASNTSFLLNSVAAVVLGGVSLFGGRATITGPVMGALLLTALVNGLTLLGLSQFYQPLAVGIVVVLAALLTRFQK
- a CDS encoding substrate-binding domain-containing protein; amino-acid sequence: MSASKSCARSELKAKRAAGRPRADEVVPAATSRPASTVFQAMEEGINAQAQESGAQVEIQAATSITDTTGQAEKLTTMSQQDFNCYVVNPISGTNLVQALAPVAAEGTPIVNIDSPIDADAAQEADITLETYIGTNNEAAGGKGGEYMIEQITSGQVALVGGIAGDVTSQARLDGFTAAVDGTLEIVQTVAADWERQKALTAATDIMRANPDLKGFFAANDDMGLGIARAVANEGKTGEIAVISVDGNEDALKAVESGDLTATVAQYPYEIGALGVQACEAVLAGQDIPTNIESPTALVTEENAAEAIAAFPAPFEEYQNPLAGS